The genomic DNA CCCCCGGCATCCTGACGCTCAGCATCAAGGACAAGCCGGCGCTCTACGCGTCCTACATGCCGTTCATCAAGAACGGCGGCCTGTTCATTCCGACCAACAAGGAATACCGGCTCGGCGACGAGGTGTTCATCCTGCTGACCCTGATGGACGACCCGGAGCGCATCCCGGTCGCCGGCCGAGTCGTCTGGCTGACGCCGCGCAATGCCCAGGGCAAGCGCCAGCAGGGCATCGGCGTGCAGTTCAGCGGCCAGGACAACGGCGACACGCAGAAGCGGATCGACGCCTATCTGGCCGGTGTCGGTGCCGACAAGCCGACCCATACAATGTGAGGTCAGCTGCGCCGATCCTCCCGTCATTCCCGCGCAGGCGGGAATCCAGTTTTGACTCACGCGCACCGCTGGCAACGAAGAACTGGATTCCCGCCTTCGCGGGAATGACGAGCTTTAAGGCGTTCTGGAAATCTTCTAGCCAGATTTCTTCTGACTCTTCTCGGCCAGGCAGGCAATCAGATCCTGCCAGGATTTGACGAACGAAGCCGCACCATCGCGCTGCAGCTTGGTGGCCAGCGCGTCGATGTCGACACCGGCCGCGGCGATCGACGCCAGCACCGTTTCGCAATCGCCGCCGGTCGGTGGCAGCAGCGGCCCCGGATTGCCACTGTCGACGTAGGCGAGCAGCGTCTTCTCGGGAATGGTGTTGACCGTGTCCGGTGCGGCGAGCGCATCGACGTAGTAGCTGTCGCCCAGCGCCGGGTCCTTGGCGCTGGTGCTGGCGAACAGCAGGCGCTGCGGCGAGACACCAACCGAAATCAGCTTCTGCCAGCGGGGCGAGATCAGCAGCTTGCGGTACTCGCGATAGCAGCGGGCCATCATCGCCACACCGAGCCGGTTGTGCAGCGTGGT from Nevskia ramosa DSM 11499 includes the following:
- a CDS encoding PilZ domain-containing protein: MNTTTRPGAPSPGILTLSIKDKPALYASYMPFIKNGGLFIPTNKEYRLGDEVFILLTLMDDPERIPVAGRVVWLTPRNAQGKRQQGIGVQFSGQDNGDTQKRIDAYLAGVGADKPTHTM